In Halogeometricum borinquense DSM 11551, a single genomic region encodes these proteins:
- a CDS encoding DNA-methyltransferase, protein MSNQDLSHPTEVKDFYLFDENVRRFANIFSNNLDKILIPTNFRDPEKDDLSRFSAQVKNDGGVDTATLDSHSLKDYFEKNVAFSHYFYDEIKDHYKLREDGLWSKDGLIEIIETHINTDSVSFPHEVSFREFYTNLVRLGDESATNTPEETIDLRVRERLESHPDVVADLDKELKTFFRLREFGLPPTEEIRRIHGFKHEKNETELELHEADARYITPFNTAEERSRSEIPVKEESVDLIITSPPYWRKREYLDEDDEEFGQESDPEEYVENLVTILDQWKKFLKPTGSVFLNIGDTYRYKSLQGIPGLFAEKARKGDWTVRNDIIWTKENGVPSPVDDRLAPRHEHIFHLVLDRDDYYYDREAYIDLYQTGANPIDVWSMSHDRNTRNHLAPFPEDLARRALTLACPSQVCEDCGAPRRRVTNKNKDELISDLDDPEELVNHLIKYEYYKLNPRRGQAQRAIKRFVESELGFEHLRAVQAVGISDAGKAKEYQTGAGRNKKSTQELADDAKEVLKGYFREFTFPQRQTVRWTECECDADYSPGRVLDPFAGSGTTLKVASKLGYHAHGVDLDTSHASHLFEDM, encoded by the coding sequence ATGTCTAATCAGGATCTCAGTCACCCAACCGAGGTGAAGGATTTCTATCTTTTTGACGAGAATGTGCGCAGATTTGCAAATATATTTTCCAATAACTTAGATAAGATACTCATCCCAACAAATTTTCGAGATCCAGAGAAGGACGACCTTAGTCGCTTCTCGGCCCAAGTAAAGAACGATGGTGGTGTTGACACGGCGACCCTAGACAGCCATAGCCTCAAGGACTACTTCGAAAAAAACGTTGCCTTCTCACACTACTTCTATGACGAAATAAAAGATCACTACAAACTGAGAGAAGATGGCCTCTGGTCGAAGGATGGTCTAATCGAAATAATCGAGACGCACATTAACACGGACAGCGTATCTTTTCCGCACGAGGTCTCGTTCCGGGAGTTCTATACGAACCTCGTTCGCCTAGGAGATGAGAGTGCGACAAATACGCCTGAGGAGACAATTGATCTTCGTGTCCGCGAACGGTTAGAGAGTCATCCAGACGTTGTAGCAGATCTCGACAAGGAACTCAAGACTTTCTTTAGACTTCGAGAGTTCGGTCTCCCCCCAACCGAAGAGATTCGTAGGATACACGGATTCAAACACGAAAAAAACGAGACCGAACTAGAGCTGCATGAGGCAGATGCCCGATACATCACACCCTTCAACACGGCTGAAGAACGTTCTCGTTCTGAGATACCGGTAAAGGAGGAATCTGTTGATCTTATAATCACGTCACCTCCTTACTGGAGAAAAAGAGAGTATTTAGACGAAGATGACGAAGAATTTGGACAAGAGAGCGATCCTGAAGAGTATGTAGAGAACTTAGTGACGATATTGGATCAGTGGAAAAAGTTCTTGAAGCCAACAGGTTCTGTATTTTTGAATATCGGCGATACCTATCGATACAAATCTCTGCAAGGTATCCCCGGATTGTTCGCTGAGAAAGCGCGGAAGGGGGATTGGACTGTGCGAAATGATATAATTTGGACAAAAGAGAATGGTGTCCCATCACCAGTCGACGACAGGCTCGCACCTCGGCACGAACACATCTTCCATCTCGTACTTGATCGAGACGACTACTACTACGATAGAGAAGCATACATTGATTTGTACCAGACCGGAGCGAACCCTATCGATGTTTGGTCGATGAGCCACGACAGAAATACTCGAAACCATTTAGCACCATTCCCCGAAGATCTTGCTCGTAGAGCTTTAACTCTGGCTTGCCCTTCACAAGTCTGTGAAGACTGCGGTGCCCCTCGTCGTCGTGTGACCAACAAGAACAAAGACGAGCTTATCTCCGACCTCGATGATCCAGAAGAATTAGTAAACCATCTAATCAAATACGAATATTACAAATTGAACCCTCGTCGAGGACAGGCGCAGAGGGCGATTAAGCGTTTTGTCGAGTCTGAACTCGGATTTGAGCATTTAAGAGCTGTACAAGCAGTTGGCATTTCGGATGCTGGAAAAGCCAAGGAATACCAAACTGGCGCAGGTCGGAATAAGAAATCGACTCAAGAATTGGCTGACGACGCTAAGGAAGTTTTGAAAGGGTATTTCCGCGAGTTCACCTTCCCACAGAGACAAACTGTGCGGTGGACTGAGTGCGAGTGTGATGCTGACTACTCACCTGGTCGGGTTCTTGACCCCTTCGCTGGCTCAGGAACGACTTTGAAGGTAGCCAGTAAGCTTGGATACCACGCCCACGGAGTTGATCTGGATACATCCCATGCTTCGCATCTCTTTGAAGATATGTGA